The proteins below come from a single Benincasa hispida cultivar B227 chromosome 4, ASM972705v1, whole genome shotgun sequence genomic window:
- the LOC120075208 gene encoding E3 ubiquitin-protein ligase At1g63170: protein MDVPSVELNRESEGDSYPLLMARPENSNSSEHIIDITGTGDSAPSGLPHGRSSNGLNSLQPEDRPSSSTRVPLSQPSISSTGSNSRNSSFIRRGDARRRRSPLNSGLWISIELLLTMSQIIAAIIVLSLSKNEKPRAPLFAWIVGYASGCGATLPLLYWRYRHRNQASEQDSLQSSQNSSRINVPAGPFSLSVSRASEGEELQHPAPSPRGSQGSGVLSARLKVLVEYFKMGLDCFFAVWFVVGNVWIFGGHSSASEAPNLYRLCIVFLTFSCIGYAMPFILCVTICCCLPCIISILGFREDLTQTRGATSESINALPTYKFKLKKSRCGDDRENNSGAGEGGGVVAAGTEKERVISGEDAVCCICLAKYANNDELRELPCSHFFHKDCVDKWLKINALCPLCKTEVGESLISSLEGTNRQQQGD from the exons ATGGACGTTCCCTCAGTGGAACTAAATCGTGAAAGTGAAGGAGACTCTTATCCTTTATTAATGGCACGGCCAGAAAATTCTAACAGCAGCGAGCATATCATTGACATAACTGGTACTGGTGATTCTGCCCCCTCTGGTTTGCCTCATGGTAGGAGTTCAAATGGCTTAAATTCATTGCAGCCTGAAGATAGACCTTCAAGTAGTACACGAGTTCCCTTGTCTCAACCTTCAATTTCTTCTACTGGATCAAATTCTAGAAATTCCTCATTCATAAGAAGAGGAGATGCACGACGTCGTAGAAGTCCATTAAATTCTGGCCTATGGATATCTATTGAATTACTACTCACTATGAGCCAAATTATTGCAGCTATTATTGTCTTATCATTGTCAAAGAATGAAAAACCTCGTGCCCCTTTGTTTGCATGGATCGTGGGATATGCATCTGGATGTGGTGCCACCCTTCCTCTTCTCTATTGGCGTTATCGACACCGCAATCAGGCTTCAGAACAAGATTCTCTTCAGTCCAGCCAGAATTCTTCTCGCATTAATGTTCCTGCTGGGCCATTCTCTCTTTCAGTTTCAAGGGCATCAGAAGGCGAAGAACTTCAGCATCCTGCCCCATCTCCTAGAGGCAGTCAAGGGTCAGGAGTACTATCAGCAAG ATTAAAAGTATTGGTTGAATATTTTAAGATGGGCCTGGATTGCTTCTTTGCTGTTTGGTTTGTAGTTGGTAACGTTTGGATCTTTGGAGGGCATTCATCCGCCTCTGAGGCTCCTAACTTGTACAG GCTATGTATAGTGTTTCTTACCTTCAGCTGTATTGGTTATGCCATGCCCTTCATTCTGTGTGTAACCATCTGCTGTTGCCTACCTTGTATAATTTCCATCCTTGGCTTTAGAGAGGACTTGACGCAGACCCGAGGAGCCACATCAGAATCTATTAATGCATTACCAACTTATAAGTTTAAGCTGAAGAAAAGTAGATGTGGGGATGATAGAGAAAACAACTCTGGGGCTGGTGAAGGGGGAGGGGTTGTGGCTGCTGGAACTGAAAAGGAGCGAGTGATTTCTGGAGAAGATGCT GTCTGTTGCATCTGCCTCGCAAAATATGCTAACAATGACGAACTGAGAGAGTTGCCGTGTTCACACTTTTTCCACAAGGACTGTGTAGATAAATGGTTGAAGATCAATGCACTGTGCCCCCTTTGCAAAACCGAGGTCGGTGAGAGTCTTATCAGCTCTCTTGAGGGGACAAACAGACAACAACAGGGTGATTAG
- the LOC120075910 gene encoding syntaxin-32, protein MAVKTAHSFRDRTLEFQNITERLKKSFSSGTGTTGPSAVSKSEEQRSAVALQSEFNKRASKIGLGIHQTSQKLSKLAKLAKRTSVFDDPTMEIQELTALIKQDITTLNSAVVDLQLLCNSRNENGNISSDTTSHSTTVVDDLKNRLMSTTKEFKEVLTMRTENLKVHENRRQLFSSAASKESTNPFVRQRPLASRSAAGAPSAPPPPWAKASTSFSKTSTGKQVDGDAQPLLQQQQQQQQMVPLQDTYMQSRAEALQNVESTIHELSNIFNQLATLVSEQGEIAIRIDENMDDTLANVEGAQGALLKYLSSISSNRWLMIKIFFVLIFFLMVFLFFVA, encoded by the exons ATGGCTGTCAAAACAGCTCATTCGTTTAGAGATCGGACGCTGGAATTCCAGAACATAACAGAGAGGCTCAAAAAGTCTTTCTCATCTGGCACGGGAACAACTGGACCAAGTGCTGTTTCAAAATCAGAAGAGCAGCGCTCTGCTGTGGCTCTACAGTCTGAATTTAATAAAAGGGCTTCCAAGATTGGATTAGGGATACACCAGACGTCTCAGAAACTCTCAAAGTTGGCAAAAT TGGCAAAGAGGACTTCAGTTTTTGATGACCCAACAATGGAAATTCAGGAGCTAACTGCTCTTATTAAGCAGGACATTACAACATTGAACTCTGCCGTTGTAGATCTTCAGCTTCTCTGCAACTCtagaaatgaaaatggaaacatATCCAGTGATACTACTAGTCATTCAACCACTGTGGTAGATGATCTTAAGAATCGACTGATGAGCACCacaaaagaatttaaagaagTTCTGACCATGCGAACAGAA AATTTGAAGGTTCATGAGAACAGAAGACAACTATTTTCTTCTGCTGCTTCAAAGGAATCTACAAATCCTTTTGTTCGCCAGCGCCCATTAGCATCCAGATCAGCTGCTGGTGCCCCAAGCGCACCCCCTCCTCCATGGGCCAAGGCATCTACATCTTTTTCCAAAACATCTACCGG GAAGCAGGTGGATGGGGATGCTCAACCGTTGTTgcagcagcagcagcaacaGCAACAAATGGTTCCATTACAAGATACTTACATGCAGAGCAGAGCTGAAGCTCTTCAAAATGTTGAATCCACCATTCATGAATTGAGCAATATCTTCAACCAGCTGGCAACTCTGGTTTCTGAACAAGGAGAGATTGCTATCAG GATCGATGAGAACATGGACGATACTCTGGCAAATGTGGAGGGAGCACAGGGAGCTTTGCTCAAGTATCTAAGCAGTATATCATCAAATAGGTGGTTGATgatcaaaattttctttgtaCTAATATTCTTCCtcatggttttcctattttttgtGGCATAG
- the LOC120075050 gene encoding psbP domain-containing protein 5, chloroplastic — MALLNSSLSVSTPTNASPPNLPFFRNRPRNLPCRKRIEMYKKFNLCSTSISKPTSENGFCRRDLLLFGLSSSFVLSFPSSDSLAEEELKAATMVDEINAYSYTYPVELSSSNFAFKWVESRKPERYSSAAPLSPDARLRIVSERVDFIDNLIISVTIGPPNSMYIKSKDKSTWAAKDVADSVLSDKSALRVTSSQRLAESSVLDTHSSNIDGEPYWYYEYLVRKSPTKIVGESNIYRHYVASTAERDGFLYSINASTLGAQWNKMGPFLQKTVESFRLLPPTEDYVPPYKDPWRFW, encoded by the exons ATGGCGCTTCTCAATTCCTCTCTATCTGTTTCTACTCCCACCAACGCTTCTCCTCCCAATCTACCCTTCTTCAG AAACCGACCCAGAAACTTGCCTTGTCGGAAAAGAATTGAAATGTACAAGAAGTTCAATCTCTGTTCAACTTCAATCTCAAAACCCACCTCAGAAAATGGATTTTGCAGGAGAGATTTGTTGCTGTTTGggctttcttcttcatttgttctGTCATTTCCATCTTCAG ATTCTCTCGCGGAGGAAGAGTTGAAAGCTGCCACAATGGTCGATGAAATAAATGCTTATTCTTATACTTATCCGGTGGAATTGTCGTCTTCTAACTTTGCCTTCAAATG GGTGGAATCAAGAAAACCAGAACGCTATTCTTCTGCTGCTCCGTTGTCTC CTGATGCTCGATTGAGGATTGTCTCTGAGCGAGTTGATTTCATTGACAACCTTATCATTTCGGTTACG ATAGGCCCTCCAAATTCCATGTATATAAAATCAAAGGACAAGAGTACTTGGGCAGCAAAAGATGTTGCAGACTCTGTTTTATCCGATAAATCTGCACTG CGGGTTACTTCAAGTCAGCGCCTGGCGGAGAGTTCAGTTCTTGATACTCATTCAAGCAAT ATTGATGGTGAGCCATACTGGTATTATGAGTACCTTGTTCGAAAGTCGCCAACAAAAATT GTCGGGGAATCCAACATTTACAGGCATTATGTCGCATCAACAGCAGAACGAGATG GCTTTCTGTATTCTATCAATGCTTCAACCCTCGGTGCGCAATGGAACAAA ATGGGACCTTTTCTGCAGAAAACCGTAGAGTcttttagacttcttcctcctACCGAAGACTATGTTCCTCCATACAAGGATCCATGGAGATTTTGGTGA
- the LOC120075207 gene encoding pentatricopeptide repeat-containing protein At3g53700, chloroplastic-like isoform X1 — translation MRFGKIAAINHPHQLRRNVCLLMNYFSSCALSSLNIIEESNTHNWNYLELQSRMQNYAASGDLAEALETLNFMRNVAGKPSVYDFNALFHRYLSSGNVLLEPLVQVYIGMKRFGPTPNKTTFNILLNGLMSLGYLRDAYFFAEEMSKSGINPSFTSLSKLLKISMKSGSLVHSIWIFKLMLRLNHLPTEPTLAMFVCMLCKAGMLEEAFSLCAAILSKSFNFQAYVFNPVLWALCKCGKSFIALQFFYMMKKKGMTHNVCSYTALLYGFGRERLWVHLYCCLDQMRSDGCKPNVITYTVIIKFLCDDGRIGEAFYFLKLMEGEGCDPDLVTYNIIIRALCLHDKAYDAAEILQVIHHRGFSPDAYTYTALAGGIMKVGKSDIAYELLCNVFSRNCTVDVVVYNIYLHCLCQNTRSREALSLLKSMKEGGIAPTTVSYNTVLRGFCRDHKLEHALKLLECFEWLESGPDVISFNTVLSAACKLGNLVLIRRVLHCMEFRGVEPDVISLTCLVQYLSTMGRYSECLKLLEYMVCNGPAPSSVTFNILLDKLCRSGFISTAYQIFEDLQNAGLLLDRKTYSILLRALLRKCDDNLIERLLQDMYKQRLSPDLSIYGSNTNDICQDGNISTALFTRGQTLGNGLSPSMEMYNRLLKAVVPKK, via the coding sequence ATGCGTTTTGGTAAAATTGCCGCAATTAATCACCCACACCAACTTCGCCGGAATGTTTGCTTATTGATGAATTATTTTTCGTCCTGTGCTCTCAGCAGTTTGAATATCATCGAAGAGAGCAATACCCACAACTGGAATTACCTGGAGTTGCAGTCTCGAATGCAGAACTATGCGGCTTCTGGTGATCTTGCTGAAGCTCTTGAgactttgaattttatgagaaatGTTGCTGGGAAGCCCTCTGTGTATGATTTCAACGCTTTGTTTCATAGATATTTGAGTTCTGGAAATGTTCTGTTGGAACCATTGGTTCAAGTGTATATAGGAATGAAGAGGTTTGGGCCAACCCCAAATAAAACGACTTTCAACATACTCCTTAATGGACTTATGTCGTTGGGTTATCTTAGAGATGCATATTTTTTTGCAGAAGAGATGAGCAAGAGTGGGATAAATCCATCCTTTACATCCTTATCCAAATTGCTTAAAATTTCGATGAAATCAGGTAGTTTAGTTCATTCTATTTGGATATTCAAGCTCATGTTGAGGTTAAATCATTTGCCAACTGAACCTACTTTAGCCATGTTTGTTTGTATGCTTTGTAAAGCCGGGATGTTGGAAGAGGCATTCAGCTTGTGTGCTGCAATTCTAtccaaaagttttaattttcaagcATATGTATTTAATCCTGTTCTTTGGGCTTTATGTAAGTGTGGCAAGAGTTTTATAGCTTTGCAGTTTTTTTAtatgatgaaaaagaaaggcATGACTCATAATGTATGTTCATATACTGCTTTGCTTTATGGATTTGGAAGGGAACGTTTGTGGGTACATCTTTATTGTTGTTTAGATCAAATGAGAAGTGATGGATGTAAGCCCAATGTCATTACTTACACGGTCATTATTAAGTTTCTTTGTGATGATGGAAGGATTGGTGAAGCATTTTATTTCTTGAAACTCATGGAAGGGGAGGGATGTGATCCAGACTTGGTAACTTACAATATAATTATCCGTGCTCTTTGCCTTCACGATAAAGCATATGATGCTGCTGAGATTTTGCAGGTGATTCATCACAGAGGTTTCTCTCCTGATGCATATACGTATACTGCTTTGGCTGGAGGTATAATGAAAGTAGGAAAGTCAGACATTGCTTATGAGTTATTGTGCAATGTGTTCTCGAGAAACTGTACAGTTGACGTTGTTGTGTACAATATATACTTACATTGCTTGTGTCAAAATACTAGATCAAGAGAAGCACTTTCTCTGTTGAAAAGTATGAAAGAAGGAGGTATTGCTCCAACTACTGTGTCATATAACACAGTTTTAAGGGGCTTTTGTAGAGATCATAAACTTGAACATGCATTGAAGCTATTAGAATGCTTCGAGTGGCTTGAGAGCGGCCCTGATGTGATTTCATTCAATACAGTTCTCTCTGCAGCATGTAAACTTGGGAATTTAGTTCTAATTCGCAGGGTCTTGCATTGTATGGAATTTAGAGGTGTTGAGCCAGATGTAATAAGCTTGACCTGTTTGGTTCAATATTTGTCTACTATGGGAAGATACTCAGAATGCTTGAAATTATTGGAATACATGGTATGTAATGGTCCTGCTCCCTCAAGTGTCACTTTCAATATTCTCCTTGACAAGCTTTGCAGAAGTGGATTTATAAGCACTGCATACCAGATATTTGAGGATCTCCAAAATGCTGGATTGTTGCTTGACAGAAAAACTTACAGTATTCTTCTACGTGCCTTATTAAGGAAGTGTGATGACAATTTGATTGAACGACTGCTTCAGGATATGTACAAGCAGAGATTGTCTCCTGATCTTTCTATTTATGGTTCAAACACTAATGATATTTGTCAGGATGGTAATATATCTACTGCTCTCTTTACCAGGGGTCAAACTCTAGGGAATGGACTTAGTCCCTCTATGGAAATGTACAATAGATTGTTGAAGGCTGTGGTGCCAAAAAAATAG
- the LOC120075207 gene encoding pentatricopeptide repeat-containing protein At3g53700, chloroplastic-like isoform X2 — protein sequence MQNYAASGDLAEALETLNFMRNVAGKPSVYDFNALFHRYLSSGNVLLEPLVQVYIGMKRFGPTPNKTTFNILLNGLMSLGYLRDAYFFAEEMSKSGINPSFTSLSKLLKISMKSGSLVHSIWIFKLMLRLNHLPTEPTLAMFVCMLCKAGMLEEAFSLCAAILSKSFNFQAYVFNPVLWALCKCGKSFIALQFFYMMKKKGMTHNVCSYTALLYGFGRERLWVHLYCCLDQMRSDGCKPNVITYTVIIKFLCDDGRIGEAFYFLKLMEGEGCDPDLVTYNIIIRALCLHDKAYDAAEILQVIHHRGFSPDAYTYTALAGGIMKVGKSDIAYELLCNVFSRNCTVDVVVYNIYLHCLCQNTRSREALSLLKSMKEGGIAPTTVSYNTVLRGFCRDHKLEHALKLLECFEWLESGPDVISFNTVLSAACKLGNLVLIRRVLHCMEFRGVEPDVISLTCLVQYLSTMGRYSECLKLLEYMVCNGPAPSSVTFNILLDKLCRSGFISTAYQIFEDLQNAGLLLDRKTYSILLRALLRKCDDNLIERLLQDMYKQRLSPDLSIYGSNTNDICQDGNISTALFTRGQTLGNGLSPSMEMYNRLLKAVVPKK from the coding sequence ATGCAGAACTATGCGGCTTCTGGTGATCTTGCTGAAGCTCTTGAgactttgaattttatgagaaatGTTGCTGGGAAGCCCTCTGTGTATGATTTCAACGCTTTGTTTCATAGATATTTGAGTTCTGGAAATGTTCTGTTGGAACCATTGGTTCAAGTGTATATAGGAATGAAGAGGTTTGGGCCAACCCCAAATAAAACGACTTTCAACATACTCCTTAATGGACTTATGTCGTTGGGTTATCTTAGAGATGCATATTTTTTTGCAGAAGAGATGAGCAAGAGTGGGATAAATCCATCCTTTACATCCTTATCCAAATTGCTTAAAATTTCGATGAAATCAGGTAGTTTAGTTCATTCTATTTGGATATTCAAGCTCATGTTGAGGTTAAATCATTTGCCAACTGAACCTACTTTAGCCATGTTTGTTTGTATGCTTTGTAAAGCCGGGATGTTGGAAGAGGCATTCAGCTTGTGTGCTGCAATTCTAtccaaaagttttaattttcaagcATATGTATTTAATCCTGTTCTTTGGGCTTTATGTAAGTGTGGCAAGAGTTTTATAGCTTTGCAGTTTTTTTAtatgatgaaaaagaaaggcATGACTCATAATGTATGTTCATATACTGCTTTGCTTTATGGATTTGGAAGGGAACGTTTGTGGGTACATCTTTATTGTTGTTTAGATCAAATGAGAAGTGATGGATGTAAGCCCAATGTCATTACTTACACGGTCATTATTAAGTTTCTTTGTGATGATGGAAGGATTGGTGAAGCATTTTATTTCTTGAAACTCATGGAAGGGGAGGGATGTGATCCAGACTTGGTAACTTACAATATAATTATCCGTGCTCTTTGCCTTCACGATAAAGCATATGATGCTGCTGAGATTTTGCAGGTGATTCATCACAGAGGTTTCTCTCCTGATGCATATACGTATACTGCTTTGGCTGGAGGTATAATGAAAGTAGGAAAGTCAGACATTGCTTATGAGTTATTGTGCAATGTGTTCTCGAGAAACTGTACAGTTGACGTTGTTGTGTACAATATATACTTACATTGCTTGTGTCAAAATACTAGATCAAGAGAAGCACTTTCTCTGTTGAAAAGTATGAAAGAAGGAGGTATTGCTCCAACTACTGTGTCATATAACACAGTTTTAAGGGGCTTTTGTAGAGATCATAAACTTGAACATGCATTGAAGCTATTAGAATGCTTCGAGTGGCTTGAGAGCGGCCCTGATGTGATTTCATTCAATACAGTTCTCTCTGCAGCATGTAAACTTGGGAATTTAGTTCTAATTCGCAGGGTCTTGCATTGTATGGAATTTAGAGGTGTTGAGCCAGATGTAATAAGCTTGACCTGTTTGGTTCAATATTTGTCTACTATGGGAAGATACTCAGAATGCTTGAAATTATTGGAATACATGGTATGTAATGGTCCTGCTCCCTCAAGTGTCACTTTCAATATTCTCCTTGACAAGCTTTGCAGAAGTGGATTTATAAGCACTGCATACCAGATATTTGAGGATCTCCAAAATGCTGGATTGTTGCTTGACAGAAAAACTTACAGTATTCTTCTACGTGCCTTATTAAGGAAGTGTGATGACAATTTGATTGAACGACTGCTTCAGGATATGTACAAGCAGAGATTGTCTCCTGATCTTTCTATTTATGGTTCAAACACTAATGATATTTGTCAGGATGGTAATATATCTACTGCTCTCTTTACCAGGGGTCAAACTCTAGGGAATGGACTTAGTCCCTCTATGGAAATGTACAATAGATTGTTGAAGGCTGTGGTGCCAAAAAAATAG
- the LOC120076305 gene encoding serine/threonine protein phosphatase 2A 57 kDa regulatory subunit B' kappa isoform: MLKQILSKLPRKSSDSSDSPRTPRSSSNRSSPRSSSTSSGHGTPRSSGGASASGRSNATKKTSSAVFPASLVAGIEPLVPFKDVPSSEKMNLFVSKLSLCCVTFDFTDPSKNSIEKGVKRQTLLELVDFVGAGTMKFNEPAIHALCKMCGVNLFRVFPPNYRANMIGGGGGENDDDEPTFDPAWPHLQLVYDLLLKFIHSSFVDAKVAKKYMDHSFILKLLELFDSEDPRERECLKTILHRIYGKFMVHRPFIRKSINNIFYRFVSETERHNGIAELLEIFGSIISGFALPLKEEHKIFLWRVLIPLHKPKSIGAYFQQLSYCITQFVEKEPKLASVVVKGLLKYWPITSSQKEVMFLGELEEILETVNMVEFQKVMVPLFWRIGCCINSSHFQVAERSLFLWNNDHIVNLIGHNRHVILPIILPALERNAQSHWNQAVVNLTLNVRKMFMEMDDDLFVSCHAHFKEEEVKETLEAKKRKQIWEQLENAAANVQPMVGKTAVLVTPLASSIAC, encoded by the exons ATGCTCAAGCAGATCCTTAGCAAGCTTCCTCGAAAGTCATCTGACTCGTCCGATTCACCAAGGACGCCACGGTCTTCGTCGAACCGTTCAAGTCCGAGAAGTAGTTCTACGTCCTCTGGCCATGGGACCCCAAGATCGAGCGGTGGAGCATCTGCCTCTGGGCGGTCTAATGCTACTAAGAAAACTTCTTCTGCAGTCTTCCCTGCGAGCCTTGTGGCTGGAATCGAGCCGCTGGTGCCTTTCAAAGATGTGCCTTCTTCTGAGAAGATGAACCTCTTTGTGAGTAAACTGAGCCTTTGTTGTGTTACCTTTGATTTCACCGACCCCAGTAAGAATTCCATTGAAAAAGGTGTTAAAAGACAAACGTTGCTTGAACTTGTGGATTTTGTTGGAGCTGGGACTATGAAATTCAACGAACCTGCAATTCATGCTTTGTGTAAAATGTGTGGTGTTAATCTGTTTAGAGTTTTTCCACCGAATTATCGAGCTAACATGattggtggtggtggtggtgaaaatgatgatgatgagcCTACGTTTGATCCTGCTTGGCCACATTTGCAGCTAGTGTATGATTTGCTACTTAAGTTTATACATTCTTCATTTGTTGATGCTAAGGTTGCAAAGAAGTATATGGATCATTCGTTTATCTTAAAACTGTTGGAGTTGTTTGATTCAGAAGATCCCAGAGAGAGGGAATGTTTAAAAACGATTCTACATAGGATATATGGGAAGTTCATGGTTCACCGGCCGTTTATTCGAAAGTCTATCAACAATATATTTTATCGGTTCGTATCCGAAACCGAAAGACATAATGGTATTGCTGAGTTACTGGAGATATTTGGAAGTATAATCAGTGGGTTTGCATTACCTCTTAAAGAGGAACACAAAATCTTCTTGTGGAGGGTTTTGATTCCTCTGCATAAACCGAAATCTATTGGTGCCTACTTCCAACAACTTTCGTACTGCATTACGCAGTTCGTAGAGAAGGAACCGAAGTTAGCGAGTGTTGTGGTTAAAGGACTGTTGAAATATTGGCCGATAACAAGTAGTCAGAAAGAGGTGATGTTTCTGGGTGAGTTAGAGGAGATCTTGGAAACAGTTAACATGGTGGAATTCCAGAAAGTCATGGTTCCCTTGTTCTGGCGAATAGGATGCTGCATTAACAGTTCCCACTTTCAG GTAGCTGAAAGGTCCCTTTTCTTGTGGAACAACGACCACATCGTGAACTTGATCGGGCACAATCGACATGTGATATTGCCCATCATACTCCCCGCGTTAGAAAGGAATGCACAAAGCCATTGGAACCAAGCAGTGGTGAACCTAACCCTTAATGTTAGAAAGATGTTCATGGAGATGGATGATGACCTATTCGTATCCTGCCATGCACATTTCAAGGAAGAAGAAGTGAAAGAAACGTTAGAAGCGAAGAAACGGAAGCAGATATGGGAGCAACTCGAGAATGCAGCAGCGAATGTGCAACCAATGGTGGGGAAAACTGCTGTGCTGGTAACTCCTTTAGCATCCTCAATAGCCTGCTGA